One Leifsonia shinshuensis DNA window includes the following coding sequences:
- a CDS encoding F0F1 ATP synthase subunit gamma, whose protein sequence is MGAQLRVYRQKIRSAQTTKKITRAMELISASRIQKAQARVAASTPYARAITRAVSAVATYSNVEHVLTTEPEKIERAAIVIFSSDRGLAGAFNSNVLKESEKLAELLRSQGKEVVYFLIGRKAQGYFSFRRRAFERVWTGNTDNPEFEQAKEVADAVLESFLRDASDGGVDEIHIIYNRFISMLTQEPQIVRLLPLEVVEGMEEPDRTQVLPLYEFEPDVNTVLDSLLPVYIESRIFNAMLQSAASKHAATQKAMKAASDNADKLITDYTRLANNARQAEITQQISEIVGGADALSSAK, encoded by the coding sequence ATGGGAGCACAGCTTCGGGTCTACCGGCAGAAGATCAGGTCTGCCCAGACGACCAAGAAGATCACCCGTGCCATGGAGCTGATCTCCGCCTCACGCATCCAGAAGGCGCAGGCCAGGGTGGCCGCCTCCACGCCGTACGCCCGCGCGATCACGCGCGCGGTGTCGGCGGTGGCGACCTACTCGAACGTCGAGCACGTCCTCACAACGGAGCCGGAGAAGATCGAGCGCGCCGCGATCGTCATCTTCTCGTCGGACCGCGGCCTCGCGGGCGCGTTCAACTCGAACGTGCTCAAGGAGTCGGAGAAGCTCGCCGAGCTGCTGCGCAGCCAGGGCAAGGAGGTCGTCTACTTCCTGATCGGACGCAAGGCGCAGGGCTACTTCAGCTTCCGGCGCCGCGCGTTCGAGCGGGTGTGGACGGGCAACACGGACAACCCCGAATTCGAGCAGGCCAAGGAGGTCGCCGACGCGGTCCTCGAGTCCTTCCTGCGTGACGCGTCCGACGGCGGCGTGGACGAGATCCACATCATCTACAACCGCTTCATCAGCATGCTGACCCAGGAGCCCCAGATCGTCCGCCTGCTTCCGCTGGAGGTCGTGGAGGGCATGGAGGAGCCGGACCGCACGCAGGTCCTGCCGCTCTACGAGTTCGAGCCCGACGTCAACACGGTGCTCGACTCGCTGCTGCCGGTCTACATCGAGAGCCGCATCTTCAACGCGATGCTGCAGTCCGCCGCCTCCAAGCACGCGGCCACGCAGAAGGCGATGAAGGCCGCGAGCGACAACGCCGACAAGCTCATCACCGACTACACGCGACTGGCCAACAACGCCCGCCAGGCGGAGATCACCCAGCAGATCTCCGAGATCGTGGGCGGCGCGGACGCGCTGAGCTCGGCAAAATAA
- the atpA gene encoding F0F1 ATP synthase subunit alpha, whose product MADIQISPDEIRDALKDFVSKYEPAKAETTEVGHVLDASDGIAHVEGLPGVMANELIRFADGTLGLAQNLDENEVGVVVLGEFDDIVEGMEVTRTGEVLSVPVGDGYLGRVVDPLGNPIDGLGEIATEGRRELELQAPGVMQRKSVHEPLQTGIKAIDAMIPVGRGQRQLIIGDRQTGKTAIAIDTIINQKANWESGDVNKQVRCIYVAIGQKGSTIASVKGALEDAGAMEYTTIVAAPASDPAGFKYLAPYTGSAIGQHWMYGGKHVLIIFDDLSKQAEAYRAVSLLLRRPPGREAYPGDVFYLHSRLLERCAKLSDELGAGSMTGLPIIETKANDVSAYIPTNVISITDGQIFLQSDLFNANQRPAVDVGISVSRVGGDAQVKSIKKVSGTLKLELAQYRSLEAFAMFASDLDAASRRQLARGARLTELLKQPQYSPFPVEEQVVSIWAGTNGKLDEVAVEDILRFEAELLDHLRRNTDILTTLRDTNVLDDDTVSKLGEEVDKFKLEFQTGEGKPLASVGREEFEASSTEDVNQERIVKAKR is encoded by the coding sequence ATGGCAGACATCCAGATCAGCCCCGATGAGATCCGGGACGCGCTCAAGGACTTCGTCTCGAAGTACGAGCCGGCCAAGGCCGAGACCACCGAGGTCGGGCACGTCCTCGACGCGTCCGACGGCATCGCGCACGTCGAGGGCCTCCCCGGCGTGATGGCGAACGAGCTCATCCGCTTCGCGGACGGCACCCTGGGCCTCGCCCAGAACCTCGACGAGAACGAGGTCGGCGTCGTGGTCCTCGGCGAGTTCGACGACATCGTCGAGGGCATGGAGGTGACCCGCACCGGCGAGGTCCTCTCCGTCCCCGTCGGCGACGGCTACCTCGGCCGCGTGGTCGACCCGCTCGGCAACCCGATCGACGGCCTCGGCGAGATCGCGACCGAGGGCCGCCGCGAGCTCGAGCTCCAGGCTCCTGGCGTCATGCAGCGCAAGTCGGTGCACGAGCCGCTCCAGACCGGCATCAAGGCGATCGACGCCATGATCCCCGTCGGCCGCGGCCAGCGCCAGCTCATCATCGGCGACCGCCAGACCGGCAAGACGGCCATCGCGATCGACACGATCATCAACCAGAAGGCCAACTGGGAGTCCGGCGACGTCAACAAGCAGGTGCGCTGCATCTACGTGGCGATCGGCCAGAAGGGCTCGACCATCGCTTCGGTGAAGGGTGCGCTCGAGGACGCCGGCGCGATGGAGTACACCACCATCGTCGCGGCCCCGGCCTCCGACCCGGCGGGCTTCAAGTACCTCGCCCCCTACACCGGCTCGGCCATCGGCCAGCACTGGATGTACGGCGGCAAGCACGTCCTCATCATCTTCGATGACCTGTCGAAGCAGGCTGAGGCCTACCGCGCCGTCTCGCTCCTCCTGCGCCGTCCGCCGGGACGCGAGGCCTACCCGGGCGACGTCTTCTACCTGCACTCCCGCCTGCTGGAGCGTTGCGCCAAGCTCTCCGACGAGCTGGGCGCCGGCTCGATGACCGGCCTGCCGATCATCGAGACCAAGGCGAACGACGTCTCGGCGTACATCCCGACCAACGTGATCTCGATCACCGACGGCCAGATCTTCCTTCAGTCCGACCTGTTCAACGCCAACCAGCGTCCCGCGGTCGACGTCGGCATCTCGGTCTCCCGTGTCGGCGGCGACGCCCAGGTCAAGTCGATCAAGAAGGTCTCCGGCACGCTCAAGCTCGAGCTGGCGCAGTACCGCTCGCTCGAGGCGTTCGCGATGTTCGCGTCCGACCTCGACGCGGCCAGCCGCCGTCAGCTCGCCCGCGGCGCGCGCCTCACCGAGCTGCTCAAGCAGCCGCAGTACTCGCCGTTCCCGGTGGAGGAGCAGGTCGTCTCGATCTGGGCCGGCACCAACGGCAAGCTGGACGAGGTCGCGGTGGAGGACATCCTCCGCTTCGAGGCCGAGCTGCTGGACCACCTGCGCCGCAACACCGACATCCTCACCACCCTGCGCGACACGAACGTCCTCGACGACGACACCGTGTCGAAGCTCGGCGAGGAGGTCGACAAGTTCAAGCTCGAGTTCCAGACCGGCGAGGGCAAGCCGCTCGCCTCGGTCGGGCGCGAGGAGTTCGAGGCGAGCTCCACGGAGGACGTCAACCAGGAGCGCATCGTCAAGGCGAAGCGCTGA
- a CDS encoding F0F1 ATP synthase subunit delta: MGSASREALARSVQALAGLGSKADLTTAEDLFAAGRVVADSAQLRAVLSDPSAPADGKAALVQRVFASLSAPAVELLTVVAGERWSGQDDVLAAIEELGIRSIAASAPRNVDIPGELFAFGGAVTSDAQLELALRSKLAAPEAKAALAERLLAGKASMQTVAIARQLVLQPRGRSIRESLRDAARIVAAQYGQTIATVVTAMPLPAEQAERLRASLAAKYGDLKLNEVVDPAILGGLRVQIGDDVIDGSVASRLTELRLQLAG, encoded by the coding sequence ATGGGAAGCGCCTCCAGAGAAGCACTGGCCCGATCCGTCCAGGCGCTCGCCGGGCTCGGGTCCAAGGCCGATCTGACGACGGCTGAAGACCTGTTCGCCGCAGGACGAGTCGTCGCCGACTCGGCCCAGCTCCGTGCGGTCCTCAGCGACCCCTCGGCGCCCGCCGACGGCAAGGCCGCGCTGGTCCAGCGCGTCTTCGCGTCGCTCTCGGCCCCCGCGGTCGAGCTGCTGACGGTCGTCGCCGGCGAGCGCTGGTCCGGCCAGGACGACGTCCTGGCCGCGATCGAGGAGCTCGGCATCCGCTCGATCGCCGCGTCCGCGCCGCGCAATGTGGACATCCCGGGTGAGCTGTTCGCGTTCGGAGGCGCCGTGACCTCCGACGCGCAGCTCGAGCTCGCGCTCCGCAGCAAGCTCGCCGCTCCCGAGGCCAAGGCCGCTCTCGCCGAGCGCCTGCTCGCGGGCAAGGCTTCGATGCAGACCGTCGCGATCGCTCGCCAGCTCGTGCTGCAGCCGCGAGGCCGCAGCATCCGCGAGTCGCTCCGCGACGCCGCGCGCATCGTCGCCGCCCAGTACGGCCAGACGATCGCCACGGTCGTCACGGCCATGCCGCTCCCGGCCGAGCAGGCCGAGCGCCTGCGCGCGAGCCTCGCCGCGAAGTACGGCGACCTCAAGCTCAACGAGGTCGTCGACCCGGCGATCCTCGGCGGTCTGCGCGTGCAGATCGGCGACGACGTCATCGACGGAAGCGTCGCGTCGCGCCTCACCGAACTCCGACTTCAGCTCGCGGGCTGA
- a CDS encoding F0F1 ATP synthase subunit B, whose product MLNSVVIAATEETHNPLIPAWPDIIASAICFVIILFFFWKLVLPRMRKLLDERAEAIEGNIAKADEAQHKAEALLEEYTAQLADARAEAAKIRETARTDGQKIVAEAKDNATAEAARVTAAAQAQIEAERQGALVSLRGEVGSLAIDLASGVVGEVLTDDKKAQAIVDRFLADLESSEAQKAGSGN is encoded by the coding sequence ATGCTCAACAGTGTCGTGATCGCCGCGACGGAGGAGACGCACAACCCGCTGATCCCCGCGTGGCCGGACATCATCGCCTCGGCGATCTGTTTCGTCATCATCCTGTTCTTCTTCTGGAAGCTGGTCCTTCCGCGCATGCGGAAGCTCCTGGATGAGCGCGCAGAAGCGATCGAGGGAAACATCGCGAAGGCCGACGAGGCTCAGCACAAGGCCGAAGCGCTGCTCGAGGAGTACACCGCCCAGCTCGCCGACGCGCGTGCGGAGGCGGCCAAGATCCGCGAGACGGCCCGCACCGACGGCCAGAAGATCGTCGCGGAGGCCAAGGACAACGCCACGGCCGAGGCCGCGCGCGTGACCGCTGCCGCCCAGGCCCAGATCGAGGCGGAGCGCCAGGGCGCGCTCGTCTCGCTCCGCGGCGAGGTCGGCTCGCTCGCGATCGACCTCGCGTCCGGCGTGGTCGGCGAGGTGCTCACCGACGACAAGAAGGCCCAGGCCATCGTCGACCGGTTCCTGGCCGACCTCGAGTCCAGCGAAGCCCAGAAGGCAGGGTCGGGCAACTGA
- the atpE gene encoding ATP synthase F0 subunit C: protein MDIAAINGNIATVGYGLAAIGPAIGVGIVVGKTIEGVARQPELAGRLQVLMYIGIAFTEALAFIGIATYFIFV, encoded by the coding sequence GTGGACATCGCTGCTATCAACGGCAACATCGCCACTGTCGGATACGGCCTCGCCGCCATCGGCCCGGCCATCGGCGTTGGCATCGTCGTCGGCAAGACCATCGAGGGCGTCGCCCGTCAGCCTGAGCTGGCCGGCCGTCTTCAGGTCCTGATGTACATCGGTATCGCGTTCACCGAGGCGCTCGCCTTCATCGGTATCGCTACCTACTTCATCTTCGTCTGA
- the atpB gene encoding F0F1 ATP synthase subunit A — MNLLVQAASSDGGSFQGPSINEFFPPTLFTIGGLEFNRIVLVRLFALVVLILVFWLGTRKMTIVPGRFQSVVEMGLDFVRVNIGEDLLGRKDGRRFLPLLTTIFFMILFFNLTGAIPFLNIAGTSVIALPMLLAIVAYVTFIYAGIKKSPKNFFKNALFPPGVPPFLYIIVTPIEFISTFILRPITLTLRLLMNMVVGHLLLVLFFTATSFFFFEAGGWWALFGVGTFAFGFAFTLFEILVAVLQAYVFALLTAVYIQLAVAEEH, encoded by the coding sequence GTGAACCTGCTGGTCCAGGCCGCAAGCTCCGATGGAGGAAGCTTCCAAGGCCCGTCGATCAACGAGTTCTTCCCACCGACCCTGTTCACCATCGGCGGACTCGAGTTCAACCGCATCGTCCTGGTGCGTCTGTTCGCGCTGGTCGTGCTGATCCTGGTCTTCTGGCTCGGCACCCGCAAGATGACGATCGTGCCCGGCCGCTTCCAGTCGGTCGTCGAGATGGGCCTGGACTTCGTCCGCGTCAACATCGGCGAAGACCTGCTCGGGCGCAAGGACGGCCGCCGCTTCCTGCCGCTGCTGACCACGATCTTCTTCATGATCCTGTTCTTCAACCTGACCGGCGCCATCCCGTTCCTCAACATCGCGGGCACCTCGGTGATCGCGCTGCCGATGCTCCTCGCGATCGTCGCGTACGTCACGTTCATCTACGCGGGCATCAAGAAGAGCCCGAAGAACTTCTTCAAGAACGCCCTGTTCCCGCCCGGCGTGCCGCCCTTCCTCTACATCATCGTGACGCCGATCGAGTTCATCTCGACGTTCATTCTGCGGCCGATCACGCTGACCCTGCGACTCCTGATGAACATGGTCGTCGGGCACCTGCTGCTCGTCCTGTTCTTCACCGCGACCTCGTTCTTCTTCTTCGAGGCCGGCGGCTGGTGGGCGCTCTTCGGTGTCGGCACCTTCGCCTTCGGCTTCGCATTCACCCTGTTCGAGATCCTGGTGGCTGTCCTCCAGGCCTACGTCTTCGCACTGCTCACGGCTGTCTACATCCAGCTCGCAGTCGCCGAGGAACACTAA
- a CDS encoding MraY family glycosyltransferase: protein MTLFLALALISAVITFGMSVVVYKVSMRFKLYPKIRERDVHTRPTPRLGGVAMFLGILVAFGVSWLLSSQFGVLSLIFSDAGPIIAILGAALLIVVLGVADDLWDLDWMTKLAGQFVAAGIVAWLGVQIYSLPIGGLTIGSPVMSIVITLFAIVLVMNAINFIDGLDGLVAGVALIANGTFLVYTYLLQRDISPQNYFSLAGVIAAILVGACAGFLPLNWHPAKMFMGDAGALLIGLLMATSAISVTGTINPEALQTLGKSSLVPAFIPVTIPFAVLVIPLLDFGLAVVRRLRAGKSPFSADRKHLHHRLLDMGHTHLHAVLIFYAWTAVLSIGCLLFFFDPYWMAIVFVAIGLVICTAITLAPLSRRKLNEAVAELAPAGSKEAEETAKYDALDIASEQIPVTTSGPVTTPPGAGADPTSKETR, encoded by the coding sequence GTGACCCTCTTCCTCGCTCTCGCGCTCATCTCGGCCGTGATCACGTTCGGGATGTCGGTGGTGGTCTACAAGGTCTCCATGCGCTTCAAGCTCTACCCGAAGATCCGGGAGCGCGACGTCCACACCCGGCCGACGCCGCGGCTCGGCGGCGTCGCGATGTTCCTCGGCATCCTCGTGGCGTTCGGCGTCTCGTGGCTGCTGTCCAGCCAGTTCGGCGTGCTGTCGCTGATCTTCTCGGACGCGGGTCCGATCATCGCGATCCTGGGCGCTGCGTTGCTCATCGTCGTGCTCGGCGTGGCCGACGACCTCTGGGACCTCGACTGGATGACCAAGCTCGCCGGCCAGTTCGTCGCGGCGGGCATCGTGGCCTGGCTGGGCGTGCAGATCTACTCGCTGCCGATCGGCGGCCTCACCATCGGCTCCCCGGTGATGAGCATCGTGATCACGCTGTTCGCGATCGTGCTCGTGATGAACGCGATCAACTTCATCGACGGGCTGGACGGCCTGGTCGCCGGCGTCGCCCTCATCGCCAACGGCACGTTCCTCGTCTACACGTACCTGCTGCAGCGCGACATCAGCCCGCAGAACTACTTCAGCCTGGCCGGCGTCATCGCGGCGATCCTGGTCGGCGCGTGCGCGGGCTTCCTGCCGCTGAACTGGCACCCGGCGAAGATGTTCATGGGCGATGCGGGAGCGCTGCTGATCGGCCTGCTGATGGCGACCTCCGCGATCTCGGTCACCGGCACGATCAATCCCGAGGCCCTGCAGACGCTCGGCAAGTCGTCGCTGGTTCCCGCGTTCATCCCGGTGACCATCCCGTTCGCGGTGCTCGTCATCCCGCTGCTCGACTTCGGCCTCGCCGTCGTGCGCCGCCTGCGCGCGGGTAAGTCGCCGTTCAGCGCCGACCGCAAGCACCTCCACCACCGGCTGCTCGACATGGGCCACACCCACCTGCACGCCGTGCTGATCTTCTACGCGTGGACTGCCGTGCTCTCGATCGGCTGCCTGCTGTTCTTCTTCGACCCGTACTGGATGGCGATCGTCTTCGTCGCGATCGGCCTCGTGATCTGCACCGCGATCACCCTGGCCCCGCTCAGCCGCCGCAAGCTGAACGAGGCCGTGGCCGAGCTCGCCCCGGCGGGCAGCAAGGAAGCCGAGGAGACCGCGAAGTACGACGCGCTCGACATCGCCAGCGAGCAGATCCCCGTCACCACCAGCGGCCCCGTCACGACACCGCCGGGCGCCGGCGCCGACCCCACCAGCAAGGAGACCCGATGA
- a CDS encoding L-threonylcarbamoyladenylate synthase, whose translation MAPIYDCSVDSELLTGTRLARGAIGRGELVVIPTDTVYGVAADAFSPAAVQRLLDAKGRGRQSPPPVLVPGIPTLAALAEHVPAEVDALVQAFWPGGLTIVLPAAPSLVWDLGETKGTVALRMPQDRIALEILSETGPLAVSSANLTGRPAARTAAEAEAMLGESVSIYLDGGEAGTAYERVEGKDSSSTIVDATALAAGAGKLRILRHGVISAEQLRAVVGDALADDETADRADDDAVETDATADTAADT comes from the coding sequence ATGGCTCCCATCTACGACTGCTCCGTCGACTCCGAACTGCTCACCGGCACGCGCCTCGCCCGCGGCGCCATCGGCCGCGGCGAGCTCGTCGTGATCCCCACCGACACCGTCTACGGCGTCGCAGCCGACGCGTTCAGCCCGGCCGCGGTGCAGCGCCTGCTCGACGCGAAGGGACGCGGCCGCCAGTCGCCGCCGCCCGTCCTCGTGCCCGGCATCCCCACGCTCGCCGCGCTGGCCGAGCACGTCCCCGCCGAGGTCGACGCGCTCGTGCAGGCGTTCTGGCCGGGCGGCCTCACCATCGTCCTTCCCGCCGCGCCCTCCCTGGTCTGGGACCTCGGCGAGACCAAAGGCACCGTCGCGCTGCGCATGCCGCAGGACCGGATCGCGCTCGAGATCCTGTCCGAGACCGGCCCGCTCGCCGTGTCCTCCGCCAACCTCACCGGCCGTCCCGCCGCCCGCACCGCCGCGGAGGCGGAGGCCATGCTCGGCGAGTCCGTGTCCATCTACCTCGACGGGGGAGAGGCCGGCACCGCCTACGAGCGCGTCGAGGGCAAGGACTCCTCGTCCACCATCGTCGACGCGACCGCGCTCGCCGCGGGAGCGGGCAAGCTCCGCATCCTCCGCCACGGCGTCATCTCGGCCGAGCAGCTCCGCGCCGTCGTGGGCGACGCGCTCGCCGACGACGAGACGGCGGACCGGGCGGACGACGACGCGGTCGAGACGGACGCGACCGCCGACACCGCCGCGGACACCTGA
- a CDS encoding HAD family hydrolase — MDVYFFDCDKTLYDYDFHKRLPRLAELSGVSQYRLASSWWAGGHERAAEIGEYATSEEYLAAFAEVTGGRLTLEQWQEARASAMTRIDGSIEALRVAAGLGTVSLLSNNPIPFKDSLPVLAPDVAELLGGNDLVSAVLGARKPERRIYTRALGRFGARPEDAILFDDSLANVEGAREAGMQAYHFTRDEDGTFDTDGLLAAVRAFAER, encoded by the coding sequence ATGGACGTCTACTTCTTCGACTGCGACAAGACCCTGTACGACTACGACTTCCACAAACGGCTCCCCCGCCTCGCCGAGCTGAGCGGCGTGAGCCAGTACCGGCTCGCGTCGAGCTGGTGGGCCGGCGGCCACGAGCGTGCCGCCGAGATCGGCGAGTACGCCACCAGCGAGGAGTACCTCGCGGCGTTCGCCGAGGTGACCGGGGGCCGCCTCACCCTGGAGCAGTGGCAAGAGGCCAGGGCGTCCGCCATGACCCGGATCGACGGCTCGATAGAGGCGCTGCGCGTCGCCGCGGGACTCGGGACGGTCTCCCTGCTCTCCAACAACCCGATCCCGTTCAAGGACTCCCTGCCCGTGCTGGCGCCGGACGTCGCGGAGCTCCTGGGCGGCAACGACCTGGTCTCCGCCGTGCTCGGCGCCCGCAAGCCGGAGCGGCGGATCTACACGCGCGCGCTCGGACGGTTCGGCGCGCGGCCGGAGGACGCCATCCTGTTCGACGACTCGCTCGCGAACGTGGAGGGCGCCCGCGAGGCGGGGATGCAGGCGTACCACTTCACGCGGGACGAGGACGGGACGTTCGACACCGACGGGCTGCTGGCGGCGGTCCGGGCGTTCGCGGAGCGGTGA
- a CDS encoding ABC transporter permease: protein MTALTAPALPTRGAVPSRRVGRATATAVFVGRSVRHSLRNVEALTMAIVLPVMLMLLFTFVFGGALDKEGGYVDYVVPGIILLCAGFGASSTAVDVAEDMSNGIVDRFRTMPLQAGGVVTGHVVASLLRNLLATGVVIGVALAVGFRPTANLFEWLGALGMVALFILAITWLYAAIGLAAANPTAASGYGFALLFLPYLSSAFVPTDTMPTWLQWIAQNQPITPIIETIRAFLFGRDPGSELWWALGWCAVIIVGAYVWAVWLFRRKVGRR, encoded by the coding sequence ATGACCGCACTCACCGCACCCGCCCTGCCGACCCGGGGCGCCGTCCCCTCGCGCCGCGTCGGCCGCGCCACCGCCACCGCGGTGTTCGTCGGCCGCAGCGTCCGGCACTCCCTCCGCAACGTCGAGGCGCTGACCATGGCGATCGTCCTGCCGGTCATGCTGATGCTGCTGTTCACGTTCGTGTTCGGCGGCGCGCTCGACAAGGAGGGCGGCTACGTCGACTACGTCGTGCCCGGCATCATCCTGCTCTGCGCGGGCTTCGGCGCCTCCAGCACCGCGGTGGATGTCGCCGAGGACATGAGCAACGGCATCGTGGACCGCTTCCGGACGATGCCGCTGCAAGCCGGGGGTGTGGTCACCGGGCACGTGGTCGCCAGCCTGCTGCGCAACCTCCTGGCGACCGGCGTCGTTATCGGCGTCGCGCTCGCGGTCGGCTTCCGCCCGACGGCGAACCTGTTCGAATGGCTGGGCGCGCTCGGAATGGTCGCCCTCTTCATCCTCGCCATCACCTGGCTGTACGCGGCGATCGGGCTGGCGGCGGCCAACCCGACGGCCGCCAGCGGCTACGGCTTCGCCCTCCTGTTCCTGCCCTACCTGTCCAGCGCGTTCGTGCCCACCGACACGATGCCGACCTGGCTGCAGTGGATCGCGCAGAACCAGCCGATCACGCCGATCATCGAGACCATCCGCGCGTTCCTGTTCGGGCGCGACCCCGGCAGCGAGCTGTGGTGGGCGCTCGGCTGGTGCGCGGTGATCATCGTGGGGGCGTACGTCTGGGCGGTGTGGCTGTTCCGCCGCAAGGTCGGACGGCGCTGA
- a CDS encoding ATP-binding cassette domain-containing protein — translation MTAPAIEVAGLRKSFGSQTVLDGVDLRVERGSVFALLGPNGAGKTTVINILSTLVVPDGGAAVVCGHDVVTDPEGVKESISLTGQSAAVDEVLTAEENLRMMARLSGFGRAEAAQRAAELIDGFDLRDAARKRVKTYSGGMRRRLDLALSLVATPPVIFLDEPTTGLDTRSRQALWGIIRELAAGGVTILLTTQYLEEADQLADRIAVLDHGRIVAEGTAVELKARVGGEVVELRDAADELVRELPTDGTVDGLRDAIDVLDRLGVPGASIAIRKPSLDDAFLALTGAPSDTPSRTELQKEAVR, via the coding sequence ATGACAGCACCAGCGATCGAGGTCGCCGGCCTGCGCAAGTCCTTCGGCTCGCAGACCGTCCTCGACGGCGTCGACCTCCGCGTCGAGCGGGGGAGCGTGTTCGCGCTGCTCGGCCCGAACGGCGCGGGCAAGACGACCGTCATCAACATCCTCAGCACGCTCGTCGTGCCCGACGGCGGCGCCGCGGTCGTCTGCGGGCACGACGTGGTCACCGACCCGGAGGGCGTGAAGGAGTCGATCAGCCTCACCGGCCAGTCCGCCGCGGTGGACGAAGTGCTCACGGCGGAGGAGAACCTCCGCATGATGGCGCGGCTCTCCGGCTTCGGCCGGGCGGAAGCAGCGCAGCGCGCCGCCGAGCTGATCGACGGCTTCGACCTCCGCGACGCCGCCCGCAAGCGCGTGAAGACCTACTCCGGCGGGATGCGCCGGCGGCTCGACCTGGCGCTCAGCCTCGTCGCGACGCCGCCGGTCATCTTCCTCGACGAGCCGACCACCGGCCTCGACACCCGCAGCCGGCAGGCGCTCTGGGGCATCATCCGCGAGCTGGCCGCGGGCGGCGTAACCATCCTCCTGACCACGCAGTACCTGGAGGAGGCCGACCAGCTCGCCGACCGGATCGCCGTCCTCGACCACGGCCGGATCGTCGCAGAGGGCACCGCCGTCGAACTCAAGGCGCGCGTGGGCGGGGAGGTCGTGGAGCTCCGCGACGCCGCCGACGAGCTCGTGCGCGAGCTGCCCACCGACGGCACGGTCGACGGTCTCCGGGACGCGATCGACGTCCTCGACCGGCTGGGCGTGCCCGGCGCGTCCATCGCCATCCGCAAGCCCAGCCTCGACGACGCGTTCCTCGCGCTCACCGGCGCACCCAGCGACACCCCATCACGCACCGAGCTCCAGAAGGAGGCCGTCCGATGA
- a CDS encoding TetR/AcrR family transcriptional regulator C-terminal domain-containing protein has product MADEVEEALPRAVALSWGVAERPQRGPKRELSIERIVETAIGVADREGLAAVSMSRIATELGFTTMSLYRYVTSKDDVLALMQDAVCEVPIPAEDDRGTDWRGGLRRWSMATIEVMQAHPWFPDIPISGIPLMPNNLAVLDWGLREMRDLPLTDAEKMSTALLLSSYARAVGIVERDVRQAREKGGTPPQSGEAFTAALAELVTPERFPDLAPLVASGGYSDAEDEQDDYAFGLERILDGIERYVTARAAGEPVVAYEPRPEPIPRDKAVREAAKARREAEKALREARKREREAIARARERAVRDAERDERR; this is encoded by the coding sequence ATGGCGGACGAAGTCGAAGAGGCGCTCCCGCGCGCCGTCGCGCTGAGCTGGGGCGTCGCCGAGCGGCCGCAGCGCGGGCCCAAGCGCGAGCTGAGCATCGAGCGGATCGTCGAGACGGCGATCGGCGTCGCCGACCGGGAGGGTCTCGCCGCGGTCTCGATGAGCCGGATCGCGACAGAGCTCGGCTTCACGACGATGTCGCTCTACCGTTACGTGACGAGCAAGGACGACGTGCTCGCGCTCATGCAGGACGCGGTGTGCGAGGTCCCGATCCCGGCCGAGGACGACCGCGGGACGGACTGGCGCGGCGGGCTGCGGCGCTGGTCGATGGCGACCATCGAGGTCATGCAGGCGCACCCGTGGTTCCCGGACATCCCGATCTCCGGCATCCCGCTGATGCCCAACAACCTCGCCGTGCTCGACTGGGGGCTGCGCGAGATGCGCGACCTGCCGCTGACCGACGCCGAGAAGATGTCGACCGCGCTGCTGCTGTCGTCGTACGCGCGGGCGGTCGGGATCGTGGAGCGCGACGTGCGCCAGGCGCGCGAGAAGGGCGGGACGCCGCCGCAGAGCGGCGAGGCCTTCACGGCCGCGCTCGCGGAGCTGGTGACGCCGGAGCGGTTCCCCGACCTCGCTCCCCTGGTCGCCTCCGGCGGCTACTCGGACGCGGAGGACGAGCAGGACGATTACGCGTTCGGGCTGGAGCGCATCCTCGACGGGATCGAGCGCTACGTGACCGCGCGCGCCGCCGGCGAGCCCGTCGTGGCGTACGAGCCGCGGCCGGAGCCGATTCCGCGGGACAAGGCCGTGCGGGAGGCTGCGAAGGCGCGGCGCGAGGCCGAGAAGGCGCTGCGGGAGGCGCGCAAGCGGGAGCGCGAAGCGATCGCCCGTGCCCGCGAACGCGCCGTGCGCGACGCGGAGCGAGACGAGCGCCGCTGA